A region from the Manihot esculenta cultivar AM560-2 chromosome 13, M.esculenta_v8, whole genome shotgun sequence genome encodes:
- the LOC122721280 gene encoding uncharacterized protein LOC122721280, producing the protein MTRSENSRIQFDPEIEKTAKRLRKATKLQKQANLGASQPSARSPLRTEETSSSTPTEPLIDTNQRDNMAAAAAAEEQPLCITYPILNAPLELRTGLLPLERRIIDAASGGAIAEMEPEEGKTLISKLAANSRQYGREEDIPRNANEVSIASLDSKISQLTAAIQQLGAGNNTRTCGICKQADHPTDMCPILQEGEQQVNAIGGFNGQQFNGQQRKYDPFSSTYNPGWRDHPNLSYGNRQQNYQPRTNYQATKSGMSLEDIVQSLANSTLAFQQETKSSIQNLLNQMSQLATSVSKLESQGKLPSQTMPNPKQNASAITLRSGKELESASQKRLAQGSTTDQKVEAEIEIPEEKQPQESEEEQTLMQVIRPPFPERLAQTKREKEEKEILEIFRKVQVNIPLIETIKQIPRYAKFLKDLCTNKRKLYGHEKIKVGENVSAVLQRKIAPKCNDKGMFAISCKVGNLELKKAICDLGASINVMPLSVYLSLDAGPLKQTGITLQLADRSIVYSKGVLEDVLV; encoded by the exons atgaccagatctgagaaTAGCAGGATTCAGTTTGATCCAGAAATCGAGAAGACTGCAAAAAGGTTGAGAAAAGCAACTaagttgcaaaaacaggccaattTGGGAGCCTCTCAACCATCTGCCCGATCTCCTTTGCGCACTGAAGAGACCTCATCTTCAACACCAACTGAGCCTCTAATTGACACAAATcaaagagacaatatggccGCAGCTGCTGCCGCTGAAGAGCAACCCCTTTGCATAACATACCCAATACTGAATGCACCCTTGGAATTACGAACAG GACTGTTGCCATTAGAACGAAGAATAATAGATGCTGCTAGTGGAGGAGCCATTGCAGAAATGGAACCTGAAGAAGGTAAAACTTTAATCTCCAAATTAGCTGCCAATTCTAGACAATATGGCCGAGAAGAGGACATTCCAAGAAATGCCAATGAAgtaagtattgcatctttagattctaaaatttcacaactaACAGCTGCAATTCAACAATTGGGTGCAGGGAACAATACACGAACTTGTGGCATTTGCAAACAAGCAGATCACCCCACAGATATGTGTCCTATCCTTCAAGAAGGAGAGCAACAAgtaaatgccattggaggattcaatggacAACAATTCAATGGACAACAAAGGAAGTATGACCCATTTTCAAGCACTTACAATCCAGGGTGGAGAGATCATCCAAACCTTAGTTATGGGAATAGACAGCAGAACTACCAACCAAGGACCAACTATCAAGCTACAAAATCAGGTATGTCTCTAGAAGACATTGTTCAATCCCTTGCTAATAGCACTCTTGCTTTTCAACAGGAAACAAAGTCAAGCATTCAGAATTTGTTGAATCAAATGAGCCAACTTGCTACATCAGTAAGCAAGCTAGAATCACAAGGGAAACTGCCCTCCCAAACTATGCCAAATCCAAAACAGAACGCAAGTGCAATTACCTTGCGAAGTGGGAAGGAGTTGGAGTCTGCCAGCCAGAAGAGGCTTGCCCAAGGTAGTACAACAGACCAGAAGGTAGAAGCAGAAATAGAGATTCCAGAAGAGAAACAACCCCAGGAATCTGAGGAAGAACAAACTCTGATGCAGGTAATTCGTCCACCTTTTCCCGAAAGACTTGCACAAACAAAGagggaaaaggaagagaaagagatctTAGAGATCTTTCGCAAGGTCCAGGTAAACATACCCCTTATTGAGACCATAAAACAAATACCCAGGTAcgcgaaatttctaaaagacctttgcactaataaaagaaaattgtatgggCATGAAAAGATTAAAGTAGGGGAGAATGTGTCAGCTGTACTCCAAAGAAAAATTGCACCAAAATGTAACGACAAAGGCATGTTTGCTATATCATGTAAAGTAGGAAACCTTGAACTAAAAAAAGCAATATGTGACTTAGGagcttccataaatgttatgcctctatcagtttatttgtctttggatgCAGGCCCGTTAAAACAAACAGGAATCACACTCCAACTCGCCGATAGATCAATAGTCTATTCTAAGGGTGTATTAGAAGATGTTTTGGTCTAA